A single window of Apus apus isolate bApuApu2 chromosome 18, bApuApu2.pri.cur, whole genome shotgun sequence DNA harbors:
- the RABEP1 gene encoding rab GTPase-binding effector protein 1 isoform X2, translating into MAQPGPSPPADVALLQRVAELEKVNAEFLRTKQQLEQEFNQKRAKFKELYLAKEEDLKRQNAVLQATQDDLGQLRTQLMEAHAEMENIKAIATVSENTKQEAIDEVKRQWQEEVASLQAIMKETVRDYELQYHHKLEQERAQWNQYRENFEREIAELRRRLSEGQEEENLENEMKKAQEDAEKLRSVVMPMEKEIAALKEKLTGAEEKIKELEASKVKELNHYLEAEKSCRTDLEMYVAVLNTQKSVLQEDAEKLRKELHEVCHLLEQERQQHNQLKHTWQKANDQFLESQRLLMRDMQRMEIVLTSEQLRQVEELKKKDQEEDDQQRLSKRKEEKQKDSDDETKASSSLAQEETLTQLSSEEVHVNSTHGSAHSLDADLLLSSGESFNKSENDMFKDGLRRAQSTDSLGTSGSLQSKALGYNNKAKSAGNLDESDFGPLVGADSVSENFDTASLGSLQMPSGFMLTKDQEKAIKAMTPEQEETASLLSSVTQGLESAYVSPSGYRLVSETEWNLLQKEVQNAGNKLGRRCDMCSNYEKQLQGIQIQEAETRDQVKKLQVMLRQANDQLEKTMKDKQELEDYMKQSAEDSSNQISLLMAKCQKSENFLSELQQAFSQAKRSVQEQMAVLTQSREQVSEELMRLQKDNESLQGKHSLHVSLQQAEDFILPEAAEELRELILKYREDIISVRTAADHLEEKLKAEILFLKEQIQAEQYLKENIEETLQLEIENCKEEIASISSLKAELERIKVEKEQANLEQLVFEEKNKAQRLQTELDVSEQVQRDFVKLSQTLQVQLERIRQADSLERIRAILNDTKLTDINQLPET; encoded by the exons ttgctCTTCTACAACGGGTAGCAGAATTGGAAAAGGTCAATGCAGAATTTCTGCgcacaaagcagcagcttgaGCAAGAATTTAATCAAAAGAGAGCAAAATTTAAGGAGTTATACTTGGCTAAGGAAG AGGAcctgaaaagacaaaatgcagTGCTGCAAGCAACCCAGGATGATCTGGGCCAGTTGCGGACCCAGCTGATGGAAGCTCATGCTGAAATGGAGAACATCAAAGCTATAGCTACTGTATCTGAGAATACAAAGCAGGAAGCCATCGATGAGGTGAAGAGACAGTGGCAAGAAGAAGTAGCTTCTCTACAAGCTATCATGAAAG AGACTGTTCGTGACTATGAGCTCCAGTATCACCACAAGTTGGAGCAAGAGCGAGCTCAGTGGAATCAGTATCGGGAAAATTTCGAACGGGAGATAGCAGAGTTAAGGAGGAGACTGTCTGAAGGTCAAGAGGAGGAAAACCTagagaatgaaatgaaaaag GCCCAAGAAGATGCTGAGAAGCTGCGTTCAGTTGTGATGCCTATGGAGAAAGAGATTGCAGCACTAAAGGAGAAACTGACAGgagctgaagagaaaataaaagagttaGAAGCATCCAAG GTTAAAGAACTGAACCATTACTTGGAAGCTGAGAAGTCATGTAGGACAGACTTGGAGATGTACGTGGCTGTTCTCAACACACAAAAATCAGTCCTGCaagaagatgcagaaaagctgaggaaagaaCTGCATGAAG TCTGCCATCTCTTAGAGCAAGAGAGACAACAGCACAACCAGTTGAAACACACGTGGCAAAAAGCCAACGACCAGTTCCTGGAGTCTCAGCGTCTGCTGATGAGGGACATGCAACGTATGGAGATTGTTCTGACCTCTGAGCAGCTCCGACAGgttgaagaactgaaaaaaaaggatcag GAAGAAGATGATCAGCAAAGGCTTagcaagagaaaggaggagaagcaaAAAGATTCAGATGATGAAACAAAAGCTTCGTCTTCTCTAGCCCAGGAGGAAACCCTTACCCAGCTCTCTAGTGAAGAG GTGCATGTAAATAGCACCCATGGCTCAGCCCATTCGTTGGATGCAGACCTGCTTCTTTCCTCTGGTGAATCTTTcaataaatcagaaaatgaTATGTTTAAAGATGGACTACGGAGAGCACAGTCAACAGACAGTCTGGGGACCTCTGGATCTTTACAGTCCAAAGCTTTAGGAtacaacaacaaagcaaaatctgCTGGGAACCTGGATGAGTCAGATTTTGGACCACTTGTTGGAGCAGATTCAGTGTCTGAGAACTTTGATACAGCTTCCCTTGGGTCTCTGCAAATGCCAAGTGGGTTCATGTTAACCAAAGACCAGGAAAAAGCAATCAAGGCAATGACACCAGAGCAAGAAGAGACAGCTTCACTGCTTTCCAGTGTCACACAAGGGCTGGAAAGTGCTTACGTGTCCCCCAGCGGGTACCGCTTGGTGAGCGAGACCGAGTGGaacctgctgcagaaggag GTGCAGAATGCAGGGAACAAGCTGGGGAGACGCTGTGACATGTGCTCCAATTATGAGAAGCAGTTGCAAGGCATCCAGATTCAGGAGGCTGAGACAAGAGACCAG GTGAAAAAGCTGCAGGTGATGCTGAGACAGGCTAATGACCAGCTGGAAAAGACAATGAAAGATAAACAGGAATTGGAGGATTACATGAAACAAAGTGCAGAGGATTCCTCTAATCAG atCTCTTTGCTTATGGCTAAATGTCAGAAGTCAGAGAACTTCCtcagtgagctgcagcaggcGTTTTCACAAGCCAAGAGGAGTGTCCAGGAGCAAATG GCTGTCCTGACACAGTCAAGGGAGCAGGTTTCAGAGGAGTTGATGAGACTGCAAAAAGATAATGAAAGTCTtcaaggaaaacacagcttgCACGTGTCCTTACAGCAGGCTGAAGATTTCATTCtaccagaagcagcagag GAGCTCCGTGAGCTGATCTTAAAATATCGTGAAGACATAATCAGTGTGAGGACAGCAGCAGATCACCTTGAGGAGAAACTGAAGGCAGagattttattcttaaaagaaCAGATTCAAGCTGAAcagtatttgaaagaaaatatagaaGAAACTCTACAGCTGGAAATAGAGAATTGCAAAGAGGAAATAG CTTCCATTTCCAGTTTAAAAGCTGAACTGGAAAGAATAAAAGTGGAAAAGGAACAG gCAAACCTTGAGCAGCTGGTATTTGAAGAGAAGAACAAAGCTCAGCGGTTACAGACTGAATTAGATGTCAGTGAGCAAGTGCAGAGAGATTTTGTAAAGCTTTCTCAGACACTTCAG
- the RABEP1 gene encoding rab GTPase-binding effector protein 1 isoform X1, whose product MAQPGPSPPADVALLQRVAELEKVNAEFLRTKQQLEQEFNQKRAKFKELYLAKEEDLKRQNAVLQATQDDLGQLRTQLMEAHAEMENIKAIATVSENTKQEAIDEVKRQWQEEVASLQAIMKETVRDYELQYHHKLEQERAQWNQYRENFEREIAELRRRLSEGQEEENLENEMKKAQEDAEKLRSVVMPMEKEIAALKEKLTGAEEKIKELEASKVKELNHYLEAEKSCRTDLEMYVAVLNTQKSVLQEDAEKLRKELHEVCHLLEQERQQHNQLKHTWQKANDQFLESQRLLMRDMQRMEIVLTSEQLRQVEELKKKDQEEDDQQRLSKRKEEKQKDSDDETKASSSLAQEETLTQLSSEEVHVNSTHGSAHSLDADLLLSSGESFNKSENDMFKDGLRRAQSTDSLGTSGSLQSKALGYNNKAKSAGNLDESDFGPLVGADSVSENFDTASLGSLQMPSGFMLTKDQEKAIKAMTPEQEETASLLSSVTQGLESAYVSPSGYRLVSETEWNLLQKEVQNAGNKLGRRCDMCSNYEKQLQGIQIQEAETRDQVKKLQVMLRQANDQLEKTMKDKQELEDYMKQSAEDSSNQISLLMAKCQKSENFLSELQQAFSQAKRSVQEQMAVLTQSREQVSEELMRLQKDNESLQGKHSLHVSLQQAEDFILPEAAEELRELILKYREDIISVRTAADHLEEKLKAEILFLKEQIQAEQYLKENIEETLQLEIENCKEEIASISSLKAELERIKVEKEQLESSSQENLQQLESLQEAKNTLEEQLKKEMAAKANLEQLVFEEKNKAQRLQTELDVSEQVQRDFVKLSQTLQVQLERIRQADSLERIRAILNDTKLTDINQLPET is encoded by the exons ttgctCTTCTACAACGGGTAGCAGAATTGGAAAAGGTCAATGCAGAATTTCTGCgcacaaagcagcagcttgaGCAAGAATTTAATCAAAAGAGAGCAAAATTTAAGGAGTTATACTTGGCTAAGGAAG AGGAcctgaaaagacaaaatgcagTGCTGCAAGCAACCCAGGATGATCTGGGCCAGTTGCGGACCCAGCTGATGGAAGCTCATGCTGAAATGGAGAACATCAAAGCTATAGCTACTGTATCTGAGAATACAAAGCAGGAAGCCATCGATGAGGTGAAGAGACAGTGGCAAGAAGAAGTAGCTTCTCTACAAGCTATCATGAAAG AGACTGTTCGTGACTATGAGCTCCAGTATCACCACAAGTTGGAGCAAGAGCGAGCTCAGTGGAATCAGTATCGGGAAAATTTCGAACGGGAGATAGCAGAGTTAAGGAGGAGACTGTCTGAAGGTCAAGAGGAGGAAAACCTagagaatgaaatgaaaaag GCCCAAGAAGATGCTGAGAAGCTGCGTTCAGTTGTGATGCCTATGGAGAAAGAGATTGCAGCACTAAAGGAGAAACTGACAGgagctgaagagaaaataaaagagttaGAAGCATCCAAG GTTAAAGAACTGAACCATTACTTGGAAGCTGAGAAGTCATGTAGGACAGACTTGGAGATGTACGTGGCTGTTCTCAACACACAAAAATCAGTCCTGCaagaagatgcagaaaagctgaggaaagaaCTGCATGAAG TCTGCCATCTCTTAGAGCAAGAGAGACAACAGCACAACCAGTTGAAACACACGTGGCAAAAAGCCAACGACCAGTTCCTGGAGTCTCAGCGTCTGCTGATGAGGGACATGCAACGTATGGAGATTGTTCTGACCTCTGAGCAGCTCCGACAGgttgaagaactgaaaaaaaaggatcag GAAGAAGATGATCAGCAAAGGCTTagcaagagaaaggaggagaagcaaAAAGATTCAGATGATGAAACAAAAGCTTCGTCTTCTCTAGCCCAGGAGGAAACCCTTACCCAGCTCTCTAGTGAAGAG GTGCATGTAAATAGCACCCATGGCTCAGCCCATTCGTTGGATGCAGACCTGCTTCTTTCCTCTGGTGAATCTTTcaataaatcagaaaatgaTATGTTTAAAGATGGACTACGGAGAGCACAGTCAACAGACAGTCTGGGGACCTCTGGATCTTTACAGTCCAAAGCTTTAGGAtacaacaacaaagcaaaatctgCTGGGAACCTGGATGAGTCAGATTTTGGACCACTTGTTGGAGCAGATTCAGTGTCTGAGAACTTTGATACAGCTTCCCTTGGGTCTCTGCAAATGCCAAGTGGGTTCATGTTAACCAAAGACCAGGAAAAAGCAATCAAGGCAATGACACCAGAGCAAGAAGAGACAGCTTCACTGCTTTCCAGTGTCACACAAGGGCTGGAAAGTGCTTACGTGTCCCCCAGCGGGTACCGCTTGGTGAGCGAGACCGAGTGGaacctgctgcagaaggag GTGCAGAATGCAGGGAACAAGCTGGGGAGACGCTGTGACATGTGCTCCAATTATGAGAAGCAGTTGCAAGGCATCCAGATTCAGGAGGCTGAGACAAGAGACCAG GTGAAAAAGCTGCAGGTGATGCTGAGACAGGCTAATGACCAGCTGGAAAAGACAATGAAAGATAAACAGGAATTGGAGGATTACATGAAACAAAGTGCAGAGGATTCCTCTAATCAG atCTCTTTGCTTATGGCTAAATGTCAGAAGTCAGAGAACTTCCtcagtgagctgcagcaggcGTTTTCACAAGCCAAGAGGAGTGTCCAGGAGCAAATG GCTGTCCTGACACAGTCAAGGGAGCAGGTTTCAGAGGAGTTGATGAGACTGCAAAAAGATAATGAAAGTCTtcaaggaaaacacagcttgCACGTGTCCTTACAGCAGGCTGAAGATTTCATTCtaccagaagcagcagag GAGCTCCGTGAGCTGATCTTAAAATATCGTGAAGACATAATCAGTGTGAGGACAGCAGCAGATCACCTTGAGGAGAAACTGAAGGCAGagattttattcttaaaagaaCAGATTCAAGCTGAAcagtatttgaaagaaaatatagaaGAAACTCTACAGCTGGAAATAGAGAATTGCAAAGAGGAAATAG CTTCCATTTCCAGTTTAAAAGCTGAACTGGAAAGAATAAAAGTGGAAAAGGAACAG TTGGAAAGTTCTTCGCAGGAAAACCTGCAGCAACTGGAGAGTCTGCAGGAAGCAAAAAACACTTTAgaagagcagctgaagaagGAGATGGCAGCAAAg gCAAACCTTGAGCAGCTGGTATTTGAAGAGAAGAACAAAGCTCAGCGGTTACAGACTGAATTAGATGTCAGTGAGCAAGTGCAGAGAGATTTTGTAAAGCTTTCTCAGACACTTCAG